Proteins found in one Candidatus Eisenbacteria bacterium genomic segment:
- a CDS encoding CoA-binding protein, with product MSILINKDTTVIIQGITGREAVNLTREGLDYGTKIVGGVTPGRAGRDVYGVPVHDCVRDITSTRHVDASIVTVPPRFTRDAVFEAIDAGVKLVVIVTERIPRGEVAQMVEFAKLRGARIIGPNCLGVLSPDEAKVGGLGGPAVNVRRAFKKGPIGVMSRSGGMTTEIANTLSAAGLGQSTCVSIGGDAVIGSTYAELMPLFEADRDTKAIAIYSEPGGRMEAELADWVREHKSRLPIVAFMAGRFMDEMPGMRFGHAGTIVEGKADTTADKIERMRAAGISVAERIEEIPALLKERLATVGA from the coding sequence ATGTCGATCCTCATCAACAAGGACACCACCGTCATCATCCAGGGGATCACGGGCCGCGAGGCGGTGAACCTCACGCGCGAAGGGCTCGACTACGGCACCAAGATCGTCGGCGGCGTCACGCCCGGACGCGCCGGACGCGACGTGTACGGCGTGCCGGTCCACGACTGCGTGCGCGACATCACGAGCACACGGCACGTCGACGCGTCGATCGTCACCGTCCCGCCGCGCTTCACGCGCGACGCCGTCTTCGAGGCGATCGACGCCGGCGTGAAGCTCGTCGTCATCGTCACCGAGCGCATCCCGCGCGGCGAGGTGGCGCAGATGGTGGAGTTCGCGAAGCTCCGTGGCGCGCGCATCATCGGTCCCAACTGCCTGGGCGTCCTCTCGCCCGACGAGGCGAAGGTGGGCGGCCTCGGGGGACCGGCCGTGAACGTGCGCCGGGCCTTCAAGAAGGGGCCGATCGGCGTCATGTCCAGGTCCGGCGGCATGACGACGGAGATCGCGAACACGCTCTCCGCCGCGGGCCTCGGCCAATCGACGTGCGTGTCGATCGGCGGCGACGCCGTCATCGGCTCGACCTACGCCGAGCTGATGCCGCTCTTCGAGGCCGATCGCGACACGAAGGCCATCGCGATCTACTCCGAGCCCGGCGGCCGCATGGAGGCCGAGCTCGCCGACTGGGTCCGCGAGCACAAGTCGCGCCTCCCGATCGTCGCCTTCATGGCGGGCCGCTTCATGGACGAGATGCCCGGCATGCGCTTCGGTCACGCGGGCACCATCGTGGAAGGCAAGGCCGACACGACCGCCGACAAGATCGAGCGCATGCGCGCCGCCGGCATCTCGGTGGCCGAGCGCATCGAAGAGATCCCCGCGCTCCTGAAGGAGCGCCTCGCCACCGTGGGAGCCTGA